The nucleotide sequence AACTTACAGAACTTCTTTATCTCAAGTCTTTTTGTCTGCAATTTCTTGTTCTTCCTAGCTGTATAATTTTTTCTCTTGCACTCGGTGCAAGCAATTATAATTAACTCTCTGGGCATCTCTTC is from Candidatus Gorgyraea atricola and encodes:
- the rpmG gene encoding 50S ribosomal protein L33: MPRELIIIACTECKRKNYTARKNKKLQTKRLEIKKFCKFCKKRTPHKEEK